A window of Heptranchias perlo isolate sHepPer1 chromosome 43, sHepPer1.hap1, whole genome shotgun sequence contains these coding sequences:
- the vps51 gene encoding vacuolar protein sorting-associated protein 51 homolog isoform X2: MKTTTSLYQPQFSLLNYRRFSVVFSDTIRKMKNDFKKMEDEMDCLATNMAAITEFSVRISNTLQDQHQQITKLSGVHTLLRKLQFLFELPARLNKCIDLEAYGQTVRYYSKARSVLHQYQHMPSFHGIQNDCQKIMSDLAQKLREKFRDGGSSAKELAECVELLLQLEEPAEELCDEFLAHAQSRLAEDLSALECELGQPGAVAGPEQGPAPLSDILEFTDKGCNGFIGNMCLVIASYQDLFVNRPPAGALGNKDVSQMASAKLVWFVNQLMGRYFSLVERRIQVERGIGDNSLLVRGLDRFHRRLQAIVKLLPSSDVSAEGTEIVVRAAKERIRQYLQALQSFYTDCLTDVRQSLAAPRLLGKDNANLAELLGTISASILNQIKSVLAYVHLFTAKDITFSNKPYFKGEFCSQGVREGLIVNFIKYICHTARQFCETAGEKGATPPGLLLLLSRLCLDYETSTISYILTLTDEQFLGQDHSPVTLVTVLCADAREAAQKLLNHYVKVQGLNVSQMLRKSVETRDWINTIEPRNVRAVMKRVVEDITSIDVQVGLLYEEGVRKAHSSDSSKRTFSVYSSSRQQTRYAPSYTPSAPMDTNLLSNIQKLFSERIDIFSPVEFNKVSVLTGIIKISLKTFLECVRLRSFGRYGLQQIQVDCQYLQLYLWRFVSDENLVHFLLDEIVGSTAHRCLDPVTMEQSVIEVICERG, from the exons ATGAAAACTACAACAAGTTTATATCAGCCACAG TTTTCTCTGTTGAATTATCGACGCTTCAGTGTTGTCTTTTCAGACACTATCAGAAAGATGAAGAATGACTTCAAGAAGATGGAGGATGAAATGGATTGTTTGGCAACCAACATGGCAGCCATCACCGAGTTCAGTGTCCGGATCAGTAACACCCTGCAGGATCAGCACCAGCAGATCACCAAACTCTCAG GTGTGCATACGTTGCTGAGAAAACTCCAGTTCCTGTTTGAGCTCCCCGCCCGGCTGAATAAGTGCATCGACCTGGAGGCCTACGGGCAGACGGTGCGATATTACAGCAAAGCGCGCTCAGTTCTGCATCAGTACCAGCACATGCCATCTTTCCATGGCATTCAGAACGACTGCCAGAAAATCATGTCTGATCTCGCACAGAAACTCAGGGAGAAGTTCAG GGACGGAGGTTCGAGTGCCAAGGAGCTGGCCGAGTGTGTGGAGCTCTTGCTGCAGCTGGAAGAGCCAGCGGAGGAACTGTGTGACGAATTCCTGGCGCACGCCCAGTCCAGGCTGGCCGAAGACCTGTCGGCGCTGGAGTGCGAGCTGGGGCAGCCGGGGGCCGTGGCTGGGCCGGAGCAGGGTCCTGCCCCGCTCTCGGATATCCTGGAGTTCACCGACAAGGGCTGCAACGGGTTCATCGGCAACATGTGCTTGGTGATCGCGTCGTACCAGGATCTGTTCGTCAACCGTCCCCCGGCGGGTGCGCTGGGCAACAAGGACGTCTCGCAGATGGCCAGCGCCAAGCTGGTGTGGTTCGTCAACCAGCTGATGGGCCGCTACTTCTCCCTGGTGGAGAGGAGGATCCAAGTGGAGAGGGGCATCGGAGACAACTCCCTGCTGGTCCGGGGGCTGGACCGCTTCCACCGTCGCCTGCAGGCCATCGTCAAGCTCCTGCCCTCCTCCGACGTCTCTGCCGAGGGGACGGAGATCGTGGTGAGGGCTGCCAAGGAGCGGATCCGCCAGTACCTGCAGGCGCTGCAGAGCTTCTACACCGACTGCCTAACCGATGTGCGCCAGTCGCTGGCCGCCCCCCGGCTGCTGGGCAAAGACAACGCCAACCTGGCCGAGCTCCTGGGCACCATCTCCGCCTCCATCCTCAACCAGATCAAGTCGGTCCTGGCCTACGTCCATCTCTTCACCGCCAAGGACATCACCTTCTCCAACAAGCCCTACTTCAAG GGTGAGTTCTGCAGCCAGGGCGTCCGCGAGGGGCTCATCGTCAACTTCATCAAGTACATCTGCCACACGGCGCGCCAGTTCTGCGAGACGGCGGGCGAGAAAGGCGCCACGCCCCCGGGGTTGCTCCTGCTGCTGTCCCGGCTCTGCCTGGACTACGAGACGTCCACTATCAGCTACATTCTGACCCTGACAGACGAACAGTTCCTGGGGCAG GACCATTCGCCAGTGACGTTGGTGACCGTTCTGTGCGCTGATGCCCGAGAGGCTGCCCAGAAGCTCCTGAATCACTACGTGAAGGTTCAGGGTCTGAACGTGTCTCAGATGCTGCGGAAAAGTGTGGAGACGCGGGACTGGATTAATACCATCGAACCACGCAACGTGCGCGCTGTGatgaagagggtggtggaggacaTAACCTCCATTGACGTGCAG GTTGGTCTGCTGTATGAAGAAGGTGTGAGGAAGGCACACAGCAGCGACTCGAGCAAGAGGACCTTCTCAGTGTACAGCAGCTCACGTCAGCAGACACGTTACGCCCCAAGCTACACCCCCAG TGCTCCGATGGACACCAACCTCCTCAGTAACATTCAGAAGCTATTCTCCGAGAGGATAGACATCTTCAGCCCCGTCGAGTTCAATAAG GTCTCCGTCCTGACGGGAATCATTAAGATCAGCCTGAAGACGTTCCTGGAGTGCGTCCGGCTCAGGTCGTTCGGCCGCTACGGGC
- the vps51 gene encoding vacuolar protein sorting-associated protein 51 homolog isoform X1, with amino-acid sequence MAAADPELETESGPGKKRKVHGMLKLYYGLSESGGRELSLRDPLDPADIDGAHFDPEFYLNKLRKECRLAELMDSEHEMVKHIRALDSDMQTLVYENYNKFISATDTIRKMKNDFKKMEDEMDCLATNMAAITEFSVRISNTLQDQHQQITKLSGVHTLLRKLQFLFELPARLNKCIDLEAYGQTVRYYSKARSVLHQYQHMPSFHGIQNDCQKIMSDLAQKLREKFRDGGSSAKELAECVELLLQLEEPAEELCDEFLAHAQSRLAEDLSALECELGQPGAVAGPEQGPAPLSDILEFTDKGCNGFIGNMCLVIASYQDLFVNRPPAGALGNKDVSQMASAKLVWFVNQLMGRYFSLVERRIQVERGIGDNSLLVRGLDRFHRRLQAIVKLLPSSDVSAEGTEIVVRAAKERIRQYLQALQSFYTDCLTDVRQSLAAPRLLGKDNANLAELLGTISASILNQIKSVLAYVHLFTAKDITFSNKPYFKGEFCSQGVREGLIVNFIKYICHTARQFCETAGEKGATPPGLLLLLSRLCLDYETSTISYILTLTDEQFLGQDHSPVTLVTVLCADAREAAQKLLNHYVKVQGLNVSQMLRKSVETRDWINTIEPRNVRAVMKRVVEDITSIDVQVGLLYEEGVRKAHSSDSSKRTFSVYSSSRQQTRYAPSYTPSAPMDTNLLSNIQKLFSERIDIFSPVEFNKVSVLTGIIKISLKTFLECVRLRSFGRYGLQQIQVDCQYLQLYLWRFVSDENLVHFLLDEIVGSTAHRCLDPVTMEQSVIEVICERG; translated from the exons ATGGCGGCCGCGGATCCCGAGCTGGAGACTGAGTCCGGCCCCGGGAAGAAGCGCAAGGTTCACGGGATGCTGAAGCTTTATTACGGGCTGAGTGAGAGCGGCGGCCGGGAGCTGAGCCTCAGGGACCCGCTGGACCCGGCTGACATCGACGGGGCGCATTTCGATCCGGAGTTTTATTTAAATAAG TTAAGGAAAGAATGCAGACTGGCAGAGCTGATGGACAGCGAGCATGAGATGGTGAAGCACATCCGGGCGCTCGATAGCGACATGCAGACGCTGGTCTATGAAAACTACAACAAGTTTATATCAGCCACAG ACACTATCAGAAAGATGAAGAATGACTTCAAGAAGATGGAGGATGAAATGGATTGTTTGGCAACCAACATGGCAGCCATCACCGAGTTCAGTGTCCGGATCAGTAACACCCTGCAGGATCAGCACCAGCAGATCACCAAACTCTCAG GTGTGCATACGTTGCTGAGAAAACTCCAGTTCCTGTTTGAGCTCCCCGCCCGGCTGAATAAGTGCATCGACCTGGAGGCCTACGGGCAGACGGTGCGATATTACAGCAAAGCGCGCTCAGTTCTGCATCAGTACCAGCACATGCCATCTTTCCATGGCATTCAGAACGACTGCCAGAAAATCATGTCTGATCTCGCACAGAAACTCAGGGAGAAGTTCAG GGACGGAGGTTCGAGTGCCAAGGAGCTGGCCGAGTGTGTGGAGCTCTTGCTGCAGCTGGAAGAGCCAGCGGAGGAACTGTGTGACGAATTCCTGGCGCACGCCCAGTCCAGGCTGGCCGAAGACCTGTCGGCGCTGGAGTGCGAGCTGGGGCAGCCGGGGGCCGTGGCTGGGCCGGAGCAGGGTCCTGCCCCGCTCTCGGATATCCTGGAGTTCACCGACAAGGGCTGCAACGGGTTCATCGGCAACATGTGCTTGGTGATCGCGTCGTACCAGGATCTGTTCGTCAACCGTCCCCCGGCGGGTGCGCTGGGCAACAAGGACGTCTCGCAGATGGCCAGCGCCAAGCTGGTGTGGTTCGTCAACCAGCTGATGGGCCGCTACTTCTCCCTGGTGGAGAGGAGGATCCAAGTGGAGAGGGGCATCGGAGACAACTCCCTGCTGGTCCGGGGGCTGGACCGCTTCCACCGTCGCCTGCAGGCCATCGTCAAGCTCCTGCCCTCCTCCGACGTCTCTGCCGAGGGGACGGAGATCGTGGTGAGGGCTGCCAAGGAGCGGATCCGCCAGTACCTGCAGGCGCTGCAGAGCTTCTACACCGACTGCCTAACCGATGTGCGCCAGTCGCTGGCCGCCCCCCGGCTGCTGGGCAAAGACAACGCCAACCTGGCCGAGCTCCTGGGCACCATCTCCGCCTCCATCCTCAACCAGATCAAGTCGGTCCTGGCCTACGTCCATCTCTTCACCGCCAAGGACATCACCTTCTCCAACAAGCCCTACTTCAAG GGTGAGTTCTGCAGCCAGGGCGTCCGCGAGGGGCTCATCGTCAACTTCATCAAGTACATCTGCCACACGGCGCGCCAGTTCTGCGAGACGGCGGGCGAGAAAGGCGCCACGCCCCCGGGGTTGCTCCTGCTGCTGTCCCGGCTCTGCCTGGACTACGAGACGTCCACTATCAGCTACATTCTGACCCTGACAGACGAACAGTTCCTGGGGCAG GACCATTCGCCAGTGACGTTGGTGACCGTTCTGTGCGCTGATGCCCGAGAGGCTGCCCAGAAGCTCCTGAATCACTACGTGAAGGTTCAGGGTCTGAACGTGTCTCAGATGCTGCGGAAAAGTGTGGAGACGCGGGACTGGATTAATACCATCGAACCACGCAACGTGCGCGCTGTGatgaagagggtggtggaggacaTAACCTCCATTGACGTGCAG GTTGGTCTGCTGTATGAAGAAGGTGTGAGGAAGGCACACAGCAGCGACTCGAGCAAGAGGACCTTCTCAGTGTACAGCAGCTCACGTCAGCAGACACGTTACGCCCCAAGCTACACCCCCAG TGCTCCGATGGACACCAACCTCCTCAGTAACATTCAGAAGCTATTCTCCGAGAGGATAGACATCTTCAGCCCCGTCGAGTTCAATAAG GTCTCCGTCCTGACGGGAATCATTAAGATCAGCCTGAAGACGTTCCTGGAGTGCGTCCGGCTCAGGTCGTTCGGCCGCTACGGGC